In the genome of Pseudomonas protegens, one region contains:
- a CDS encoding ABC transporter ATP-binding protein, whose translation MSLLQVRDLHVHFASSTSWLGMRSRWLKAVNGVSLDLAQGEIMGLVGESGSGKSSLGRAILCLNETCGGKILFDGTDITAANKRDIQRLRHETAMIFQDPYTALNPRMSVGETLREALRVLRKWPSQHIAERVDELLRLVGLPVEIASRKPGSLSGGQCQRVGIARALAVEPRLIVADECLSALDVSIQGQIINLLLELRQQINLTLLFISHDLSVVRRICDRVAIMYMGQIVEEGPVEAIFNNPCHPYTAALINCIPQLDPSQALPPDPLPGEPPSPMLLPAGCAFHSRCKYAQSVCANTPPPTRFLKNRRYSCVLEETQFKKLKTTYQQGV comes from the coding sequence ATGAGTCTGCTGCAAGTCAGAGATCTCCACGTACATTTTGCCTCCAGCACGAGTTGGTTAGGCATGCGTAGCCGATGGCTGAAAGCGGTCAATGGTGTCTCTCTGGATCTGGCCCAGGGAGAGATCATGGGGTTGGTGGGCGAATCCGGGAGTGGCAAAAGTAGTCTCGGCAGAGCAATTCTGTGTTTAAACGAGACCTGCGGAGGGAAAATACTTTTCGACGGCACAGATATCACTGCTGCCAATAAGCGCGATATTCAACGTCTGCGACACGAAACCGCAATGATTTTCCAAGATCCATACACCGCGCTCAATCCAAGAATGAGTGTTGGCGAAACGCTAAGAGAAGCCCTACGAGTACTCCGTAAATGGCCTTCGCAGCACATCGCTGAGAGGGTGGACGAGTTGCTCAGGCTGGTAGGACTACCCGTGGAGATAGCCTCTCGCAAACCTGGCTCTCTCAGTGGAGGCCAATGCCAGCGGGTAGGGATTGCACGAGCCCTCGCGGTCGAACCTAGATTGATTGTCGCCGATGAATGCCTCTCGGCTTTGGACGTCTCCATCCAAGGACAGATCATCAACCTACTACTGGAGTTGCGTCAGCAGATAAATCTGACACTTCTGTTTATCAGTCACGACCTGTCCGTCGTTCGTCGAATCTGCGATCGAGTAGCCATTATGTACATGGGACAGATCGTCGAAGAGGGTCCGGTAGAAGCCATATTCAACAACCCTTGCCATCCATACACGGCGGCCTTGATCAACTGCATTCCACAACTGGACCCAAGCCAGGCCTTGCCACCAGACCCATTACCAGGCGAACCACCCAGCCCGATGCTGCTACCCGCGGGCTGCGCCTTCCACTCGCGCTGCAAGTATGCGCAGTCCGTTTGCGCCAATACTCCACCCCCTACCCGGTTTCTGAAGAACCGGCGCTACAGCTGCGTACTAGAAGAAACGCAGTTCAAAAAACTAAAAACCACATATCAACAGGGAGTTTGA
- a CDS encoding LuxR family transcriptional regulator has translation MQIKLSEYNDCLLSGRNLEAQLDEAMLLASNLGFDALVYDYSPVPFDHEGLLITPEVLLRKTPTEWQELWCSEGYYQIDPVQQVALNSISPFLWSYQPEAETVLKQVIGLRHAPVVSYLQNAQMAHGVSVPIHLPKGGFASLAGLRSGGTQSALKDMRHVLGEFSLIAYALQEAAYPVLSKKEGNHSSAPLTKRERECMKWAAEGFTALEIAARLHRSVATVTLHLNSAMHKLGARNRVQAVARAVHYRLLDS, from the coding sequence ATGCAGATCAAGCTGTCTGAATACAACGACTGTCTTTTATCTGGAAGGAATCTGGAGGCGCAGCTGGATGAAGCTATGCTGCTGGCTTCCAACCTGGGCTTCGATGCGTTGGTGTACGACTACAGCCCGGTACCATTTGATCATGAGGGTTTGCTGATTACGCCGGAGGTGCTTCTGCGTAAGACGCCTACAGAATGGCAAGAGCTCTGGTGTAGTGAAGGTTACTACCAGATTGATCCAGTTCAGCAAGTGGCACTCAATTCTATCTCGCCGTTCCTCTGGTCCTACCAGCCAGAGGCAGAGACGGTGCTGAAACAAGTAATCGGCTTACGTCATGCTCCGGTGGTGAGCTATCTGCAAAATGCTCAGATGGCTCATGGCGTTTCAGTCCCCATCCATCTCCCGAAAGGCGGTTTTGCTAGCCTGGCGGGATTACGTTCCGGTGGGACTCAGAGCGCACTCAAGGATATGCGTCATGTTCTCGGGGAGTTCAGTCTGATTGCCTATGCGCTGCAAGAGGCTGCCTATCCAGTACTTAGCAAGAAAGAGGGAAATCATTCATCGGCACCTTTGACTAAGCGTGAGCGTGAGTGCATGAAGTGGGCTGCAGAGGGTTTTACGGCTTTAGAAATCGCCGCACGATTGCACCGCTCTGTGGCGACCGTGACCCTCCATCTGAACTCTGCCATGCATAAATTGGGCGCCAGGAATCGGGTCCAGGCCGTCGCCCGTGCAGTTCATTACCGATTATTGGATAGCTGA
- a CDS encoding ABC transporter permease — protein sequence MSSITTIANQRQHLRINRGQLNLLLGLGILCVWLLLAILAPWAAPFDPLEHNIESRLHAPSLVHLFGTDNFGRDILSRVIWGARVDLQLSLLGVILPFLIGTSLGALSGYIGGYFDTLCMRTTDIILAFPFLVLMLAIMMLIGPGLGSFYIAIALVGWVSYARLTRSQILVLKKSDFVLAAQSLGFSHMRILFRHLLPNALFSSIVFFMSDAVLILLNGAAVSYLGLGVQPPTAEWGTMIAEGQSFITSAWWICTFPGLAIISLAMGFSLIADGIADMLGERS from the coding sequence ATGAGCAGCATCACTACGATTGCCAATCAGAGGCAACACTTGAGGATCAATCGCGGCCAACTGAATCTGCTCCTGGGATTGGGAATTCTTTGCGTCTGGCTGTTGCTGGCAATACTTGCGCCGTGGGCCGCACCGTTCGACCCGCTTGAGCACAATATCGAGTCACGTTTGCACGCCCCGAGCCTCGTACATCTGTTCGGCACTGATAACTTCGGACGCGACATCCTCTCCCGAGTCATCTGGGGAGCTCGGGTAGATCTTCAGTTATCACTGTTAGGAGTCATCCTGCCGTTTCTGATTGGCACCTCGTTAGGAGCTTTGTCTGGCTACATAGGCGGATACTTCGACACCCTGTGCATGCGCACGACCGATATCATCCTGGCCTTTCCCTTTCTTGTGCTGATGCTGGCGATCATGATGCTGATAGGTCCCGGACTTGGCAGTTTCTACATTGCTATTGCACTTGTGGGATGGGTTTCTTACGCCCGTCTGACACGCTCACAAATTCTGGTTCTCAAGAAAAGCGACTTCGTCCTGGCAGCGCAAAGTCTGGGGTTCAGCCACATGAGAATCCTGTTCCGACACCTGCTACCCAATGCGCTTTTCAGTTCCATTGTGTTTTTCATGTCCGACGCAGTACTGATCCTACTCAACGGCGCAGCCGTCAGTTATCTCGGCCTCGGTGTTCAACCCCCTACTGCTGAGTGGGGAACAATGATTGCCGAAGGCCAGAGTTTTATTACTTCAGCCTGGTGGATCTGTACCTTTCCAGGGCTGGCGATCATTTCCTTGGCAATGGGCTTCAGTCTTATCGCAGACGGCATCGCCGACATGCTAGGAGAGCGCTCGTGA
- a CDS encoding ABC transporter substrate-binding protein has protein sequence MKAKHRKILAAASLLACTLTTGISQAAGVLTIGCREESTTFDPIKSAQNRDSWVFTNVYDVLVRVDKAGTKLLPGLAESWNISDDGLTYTFKLRPAKFSDGSPISAQDAVFSLLRIRDDKTSLWTDTYAILDKAEAPDLQTLVLTLKSPSVPFLAQLASPNASILSKEAMVKMGDEAYAQRPVSSGAFVVKEWLHGDRVILEKNPHFWQADTVSLDGVEWISIPDDNTRMLKVQAGELDSALFVPFSRVDALKKDPNLVVHLDPSTREDHLLINHEHSLLSKPQVREALDLAINKKSLVDAVTFGHGEVAYSYIPKGAMYHYADNLQRPYDPEKAKKLLEQAGAKGMQLNYVVNAGNEADEQIAVLVQNQLAAVGVTANLQKVDPSQSWQMLVDGDYDLSVMYWTADILDPDQKTTFVLGHDTNMNYMTRYHNPKVKALVADARVEMDASKRKQMYLDLQKLAKQDVNWIDLYYSPYINISRKNIENFQQSPMGRFSLEETVKN, from the coding sequence ATGAAGGCAAAACATCGAAAGATATTGGCAGCCGCCTCGCTTCTAGCCTGCACATTGACAACGGGTATTTCGCAAGCTGCAGGGGTCCTGACTATCGGCTGCCGAGAAGAAAGCACGACTTTCGACCCGATCAAAAGCGCACAGAATCGTGACAGTTGGGTATTTACCAACGTATATGACGTACTAGTGCGAGTAGACAAAGCGGGGACCAAGCTACTCCCCGGACTGGCAGAAAGCTGGAACATTTCCGACGACGGCCTGACCTACACCTTCAAACTGCGTCCGGCCAAATTCTCCGACGGCTCGCCTATCAGCGCCCAGGATGCGGTCTTCAGCCTGCTACGTATTCGCGATGATAAAACTTCGTTGTGGACTGACACCTACGCCATTCTTGACAAAGCCGAGGCGCCAGACCTCCAGACCTTGGTGCTAACGTTGAAAAGCCCTTCGGTTCCCTTTCTCGCGCAGTTGGCCTCGCCCAATGCATCGATCCTTTCAAAAGAAGCAATGGTCAAGATGGGTGACGAGGCCTACGCCCAGCGACCCGTTTCATCCGGCGCCTTCGTAGTCAAGGAGTGGTTGCACGGGGACAGGGTAATCCTGGAAAAGAACCCGCACTTCTGGCAAGCCGATACAGTAAGCCTGGATGGCGTTGAATGGATCTCCATCCCCGACGACAACACACGGATGCTAAAGGTCCAGGCAGGGGAACTGGACTCAGCGCTTTTCGTCCCCTTCTCACGAGTCGATGCGCTAAAGAAAGACCCAAATTTGGTTGTGCATCTGGATCCTTCCACACGGGAAGATCACCTGTTGATCAACCACGAACACAGTCTGCTGAGCAAACCACAAGTGCGTGAAGCCCTGGATCTAGCCATCAATAAAAAGTCTCTGGTTGATGCCGTTACCTTCGGGCATGGCGAAGTGGCCTATTCGTACATCCCAAAAGGCGCCATGTACCACTACGCCGATAACCTGCAGCGTCCCTACGATCCAGAAAAAGCCAAAAAGCTACTGGAGCAAGCCGGTGCCAAAGGGATGCAACTCAACTACGTGGTCAACGCTGGCAATGAGGCAGACGAACAGATCGCCGTGCTTGTACAGAATCAGTTGGCGGCCGTCGGGGTGACTGCCAATCTTCAAAAGGTCGACCCCAGCCAGAGCTGGCAGATGCTAGTGGATGGTGACTACGATCTGTCTGTCATGTATTGGACAGCAGACATCCTCGACCCCGACCAGAAGACCACCTTTGTCCTCGGACACGACACCAACATGAACTACATGACCCGCTACCATAACCCTAAGGTCAAAGCACTGGTAGCTGACGCACGAGTGGAAATGGACGCCTCCAAGCGTAAACAGATGTATCTGGACTTGCAAAAGCTCGCTAAACAGGACGTGAACTGGATCGACCTCTACTACAGTCCTTACATCAACATTTCACGCAAGAACATCGAAAACTTCCAGCAGAGCCCAATGGGCCGCTTCTCCCTGGAAGAAACCGTCAAGAACTGA
- a CDS encoding ABC transporter ATP-binding protein: protein MKPPLLQVDELSVIARSAESETTLVDRLSFTLAEGEILGLVGESGSGKTLACRALMRLLPARNLHVQGRAVKLGDTNLLQLNEDEIRAVRGRQLGMVFQNPTSHLDPLMRIGEQISEGIQLHYEVTRREARALAIDLLRQVGIPDPRVRAEHYPHEFSGGMRQRAMIAVALGCNPKVLIADEPTTALDVTVQAQILRLLLNLRDERGLSLILISHDLGVVAQTCDSIAVMYAGRLCERGSKHELLRSPQHPYTAGLISCQPAHGKGFGSLKTIAGQPPSFDALPQGCRFAPRCQHSVTLCVNQQPEPQRANAEQLVACHFPVKLGVLQ, encoded by the coding sequence GTGAAGCCCCCTCTCTTGCAAGTCGACGAACTTAGCGTCATCGCACGCTCAGCCGAGAGTGAGACCACTTTGGTGGACCGCCTCTCATTCACTCTCGCGGAAGGAGAAATACTTGGCCTTGTGGGCGAAAGCGGTAGCGGCAAGACCCTTGCCTGTCGAGCCCTCATGCGCCTGTTACCAGCGCGTAACCTGCATGTTCAGGGGCGAGCCGTAAAACTTGGCGATACCAACTTATTGCAACTGAACGAGGATGAGATACGCGCAGTGCGAGGCCGGCAGCTAGGCATGGTGTTCCAAAACCCCACTAGTCACCTCGACCCACTGATGCGCATCGGCGAACAAATCAGTGAAGGTATTCAACTGCACTATGAAGTAACCAGACGAGAGGCACGCGCACTGGCCATCGACCTGCTGAGGCAGGTCGGTATCCCCGACCCACGAGTTAGAGCAGAACACTACCCCCATGAGTTCTCAGGCGGCATGCGACAACGGGCAATGATCGCTGTAGCCCTGGGTTGCAATCCAAAAGTACTGATTGCCGACGAACCGACTACCGCACTGGATGTGACTGTCCAAGCACAAATTCTGCGGCTGCTTCTGAACTTGCGAGATGAACGAGGCTTGTCACTGATCCTGATCAGCCACGACTTGGGAGTTGTGGCCCAAACCTGTGATTCGATAGCCGTGATGTACGCAGGCAGACTGTGTGAACGGGGCAGTAAACATGAGCTTCTAAGGTCTCCACAGCACCCTTATACAGCCGGATTGATTAGCTGCCAGCCAGCACACGGCAAAGGATTTGGCAGCTTGAAAACAATAGCCGGACAGCCGCCTTCATTCGACGCCCTTCCTCAAGGGTGCCGATTCGCGCCTCGTTGCCAACACTCTGTAACGCTGTGCGTCAATCAACAGCCAGAACCACAGCGAGCCAATGCAGAACAACTCGTCGCCTGCCACTTCCCAGTGAAGCTAGGAGTTTTGCAATGA
- a CDS encoding ABC transporter permease: MSLGRYRFVLTRPLQLLPVLFGISLMTFVMVRSIPGDPARILLGNRSTPDALLKIRTQYGLDQPLWQQYLYFLKNLFNGELGQSLLYKVDTLKLINTRIEPTLALVLGSVMLALLITLPLATWAARNQGGWPDRLIRLLTTAGLGMPAFWLGIMLILLFSVQWGLFPVSGYGQTWLEKLHHLVLPCLTVALALSSLLIRNLRASLIDEMQAEHIAAARARGLDEGVIFRRHVLPNALIPTVNLLAVNIGWLISGTVVIESLFAIPGVGQLLVRGIFTRDYMVVQGVTMVLACSTVAVNFLADILTVAIDPRVKLQ; this comes from the coding sequence ATGAGCCTCGGACGATATCGCTTTGTACTGACCCGCCCTTTGCAATTGCTACCAGTGCTCTTCGGTATCAGCCTGATGACTTTTGTGATGGTACGTTCGATTCCAGGTGATCCTGCCCGAATTCTGCTGGGCAACCGCAGTACCCCGGATGCCTTACTAAAAATCAGAACCCAGTACGGTCTGGATCAACCTCTATGGCAACAGTACCTCTATTTTCTGAAGAATCTTTTCAACGGCGAACTCGGCCAATCCTTGCTGTACAAAGTCGATACGCTGAAACTCATAAACACCCGTATTGAGCCTACGCTGGCACTCGTCTTGGGCAGCGTAATGCTGGCGTTATTGATTACGCTGCCTCTGGCCACTTGGGCAGCACGCAATCAAGGCGGCTGGCCTGATCGATTAATCCGGCTGCTGACCACTGCGGGTCTGGGCATGCCGGCATTCTGGTTGGGAATCATGCTGATTCTATTGTTCAGCGTGCAATGGGGCCTTTTTCCGGTATCCGGTTACGGTCAAACCTGGCTAGAAAAACTGCACCACTTGGTACTCCCTTGTTTGACTGTTGCTCTGGCCTTGTCGTCATTGCTGATTCGAAATCTGCGCGCAAGCCTGATTGATGAAATGCAAGCCGAGCATATCGCCGCAGCCCGAGCGCGAGGTCTTGATGAGGGAGTCATCTTTCGTCGCCATGTCTTGCCCAACGCGCTGATCCCCACCGTGAACCTGTTAGCAGTGAACATAGGCTGGCTGATCAGCGGTACTGTCGTGATTGAAAGCCTGTTCGCAATTCCAGGCGTGGGCCAGCTGCTGGTGCGTGGAATATTCACCCGCGATTACATGGTGGTCCAGGGAGTAACGATGGTGCTGGCCTGCTCAACCGTAGCGGTGAACTTCCTTGCCGACATCCTGACAGTCGCCATCGACCCACGAGTCAAACTCCAATGA
- a CDS encoding transporter substrate-binding domain-containing protein: MHSRFIWLFVCLALTAVQPAAAEPPTLPNTLHSRAHLDHHHLALEEEDWHWLRHKSALTIGAVATESAPFNVSYDDHHYEGISADVSALIGQMLGVRIKVVPFTTRDAALQALQADSIDLLGSYSSRPATADSLRFSRPFAEARLALFRRNDDPRPASANLAGLRVAVPQEHSAELLARFPLAHAMIYPSPDEAIAAAAFGHADLYLDDVLSAYFRINRAYYSYLKLEGFAEFSKGDYGFALKGNNQRLQRILDQCIEAIGREQLTSLSHRWVGSGLVASDEKVVLTPEESRWIARNPLIRLVINDDLAPVAFFDANGIFSGVTAELLELIAQRSGLRFQVSARNGGYPEQMEALGKSEADLAIMTASAQREHTLRFTRPFLSSPFVLVSPTDRNGKAQLAGELIGKRLAIPRGHVTLQQVREHYRQTRIIETDTSLDAMNRVYEGSADAALVSLPAARYYIVRLFQNRLAVADLIPTARATTHFALRRSDPELQSILDKALLSLPADDLNAIASHWRSPPGMSSQTWRDYALMIAEIIAGASLLLMLSLAWVVYLRRRVKAEQTLNGQLRFIETLAENMPPALYIRDIDGHMLSCNRSYLESVGLSAEEVLNRCVQPLPAEHFAAQPDLHQNYLQAISDDQTITSVHAVKLQGKEVWIEHWIQPFKDANGVTKGVICGWLDITRHRHLVQELKEAKNLADQASRAKTTFLATMSHEIRTPMNAIIGILELALKRADSGRIERSSIEIAYSSAHSLLELIGDILDIARIESGRLSLSPKRANLRELVESVARVFEGLARQKCLNLILEIDSSINGDVLVDGLRFKQILSNLVSNAIKFTEAGFIKVSIGGDLLDDAVLRVRLCVEDSGIGISPGSQQRLFQPFAQVERNVQNLEGTGLGLVICRSLCEMMGGQVSMSSAVGQGTRVNVELRLQTLESVAAAERLPPVNKRHMYRLQILVVDDHPVNRQVLQQQLCFLGHDVVEAENGLQALHIWRERGFDVIITDCHMPVMNGAELTRSIRQDERDTHSEPIVIIGLTADAQQEEVERCIQAGMNDCLIKPISLDELEERLLVMGQADDGERESLASSKPASPCPPRGTPF, translated from the coding sequence ATGCATTCACGATTTATCTGGCTGTTCGTCTGCTTGGCGCTCACCGCTGTGCAACCGGCAGCGGCCGAGCCCCCGACATTGCCCAATACCTTGCACAGTCGGGCTCACCTCGACCATCACCATCTGGCCCTGGAGGAAGAAGACTGGCATTGGCTGCGTCACAAGTCAGCGTTGACAATCGGCGCCGTCGCCACCGAGTCGGCACCGTTCAATGTCAGCTATGACGACCACCACTACGAAGGCATTTCCGCCGACGTCAGCGCCTTGATCGGGCAGATGCTCGGGGTGCGCATCAAGGTCGTGCCGTTTACCACCCGGGATGCCGCCTTGCAGGCCTTGCAAGCGGACAGTATCGATCTGCTGGGCAGCTACAGTTCCCGGCCAGCCACGGCCGACAGCCTCAGGTTCAGCCGCCCCTTCGCCGAGGCTCGCCTGGCCCTGTTCAGGCGCAACGACGACCCGAGGCCTGCGTCCGCCAACCTGGCCGGGCTGCGGGTGGCCGTCCCTCAGGAGCACAGCGCCGAACTGCTGGCACGCTTTCCTCTCGCCCACGCGATGATCTACCCCAGCCCCGACGAAGCCATTGCCGCGGCGGCCTTCGGCCATGCCGATCTGTACCTGGACGACGTGCTCAGCGCCTATTTCCGCATTAACCGCGCCTACTACAGCTACCTCAAGCTCGAAGGTTTCGCCGAGTTTTCCAAAGGGGACTATGGCTTTGCACTCAAGGGGAACAACCAGCGCCTGCAGCGCATTCTCGACCAGTGCATCGAAGCCATTGGCCGAGAACAACTCACCAGTCTCAGTCACCGCTGGGTAGGCAGTGGCTTGGTTGCGTCGGATGAGAAGGTGGTTCTGACGCCGGAGGAGTCGCGCTGGATCGCCCGCAACCCGTTGATCCGCCTGGTGATCAACGATGACCTGGCGCCTGTGGCGTTTTTCGACGCCAACGGCATTTTCTCCGGAGTCACCGCCGAACTGCTGGAACTGATTGCCCAGCGTAGCGGCCTGCGCTTCCAGGTGTCCGCCCGCAACGGCGGCTACCCGGAACAGATGGAAGCCCTGGGTAAATCGGAAGCGGACCTGGCCATCATGACCGCCAGCGCGCAACGCGAGCACACGCTGCGCTTCACCCGGCCCTTTCTGAGCAGCCCCTTTGTCCTCGTCAGCCCAACCGACCGGAACGGCAAGGCGCAGCTTGCGGGAGAACTGATCGGCAAGCGCCTGGCCATACCCCGCGGCCACGTCACGCTGCAACAGGTGCGCGAGCACTATCGGCAAACCCGGATCATCGAAACCGATACCTCGCTGGACGCCATGAACAGGGTCTATGAAGGCAGTGCCGATGCCGCGCTGGTGTCCCTTCCGGCCGCGCGTTACTACATTGTCCGTCTGTTTCAGAACCGCCTGGCCGTCGCCGACCTGATTCCCACCGCCCGGGCCACCACCCACTTTGCCTTGCGCCGCAGCGACCCGGAGTTGCAATCCATCCTCGATAAGGCCCTGCTCAGCCTCCCGGCGGACGACCTGAACGCCATCGCCAGCCACTGGCGCTCGCCGCCTGGGATGAGCAGCCAGACCTGGCGCGACTACGCCCTGATGATCGCCGAGATCATCGCCGGGGCCTCGCTGCTGCTCATGCTGTCACTGGCCTGGGTCGTCTACTTGCGTCGCCGGGTCAAGGCCGAGCAAACCCTCAACGGCCAATTGCGCTTTATCGAAACACTGGCGGAAAACATGCCGCCTGCGCTCTATATCCGCGATATCGACGGCCACATGCTGTCCTGCAACCGCAGTTACCTGGAGAGCGTCGGGCTCAGCGCCGAAGAGGTGCTCAACCGCTGCGTGCAGCCACTGCCGGCCGAGCACTTCGCGGCGCAACCCGATCTGCATCAGAACTACCTGCAGGCCATCAGCGACGACCAGACCATCACTTCGGTCCATGCGGTGAAGCTGCAGGGCAAGGAGGTCTGGATCGAGCACTGGATTCAGCCATTCAAGGATGCCAATGGCGTCACCAAGGGCGTGATCTGCGGCTGGCTGGACATTACCAGGCATCGCCATCTGGTCCAGGAGCTGAAGGAAGCCAAGAACCTCGCGGACCAGGCCAGCCGGGCCAAGACCACCTTCCTGGCCACCATGAGCCATGAAATCCGCACGCCGATGAACGCGATCATCGGCATTCTGGAACTGGCGCTCAAACGCGCCGACAGCGGCCGGATCGAACGCTCCAGCATTGAAATTGCCTACAGCTCGGCGCACAGCCTGCTGGAGCTGATTGGCGATATTCTGGATATCGCCCGTATCGAGTCGGGGCGCCTGAGTCTCTCGCCCAAACGGGCCAATTTGCGCGAGCTGGTGGAGTCGGTGGCGCGGGTGTTCGAGGGGCTGGCCCGGCAGAAATGCCTGAACCTGATCCTCGAGATCGATTCCAGCATCAACGGCGACGTACTGGTGGACGGCCTGCGTTTCAAACAGATCCTGTCCAATCTGGTGAGCAACGCCATCAAATTCACCGAGGCCGGGTTTATCAAGGTGAGCATCGGCGGCGATCTGCTGGACGACGCGGTGCTGCGGGTGCGGCTGTGTGTCGAGGACTCGGGGATCGGCATCTCGCCCGGCAGCCAGCAACGTCTGTTCCAGCCTTTCGCCCAGGTGGAGCGCAACGTGCAGAACCTCGAGGGCACGGGCCTGGGCCTGGTGATCTGCCGTTCCCTGTGCGAAATGATGGGGGGCCAGGTGTCGATGAGCAGCGCTGTCGGGCAAGGTACCCGAGTGAATGTGGAGTTGCGTCTGCAGACGCTGGAGAGCGTGGCCGCAGCCGAGCGCCTGCCACCGGTCAACAAGCGTCACATGTACCGCTTGCAGATCCTGGTGGTGGACGATCACCCGGTGAACCGCCAGGTCCTGCAGCAGCAACTGTGCTTCCTCGGACATGACGTGGTCGAGGCGGAAAACGGTCTGCAGGCCCTGCACATATGGCGTGAGCGGGGCTTCGACGTGATCATCACCGACTGCCACATGCCCGTCATGAACGGGGCCGAACTGACCCGCTCAATTCGCCAGGATGAGCGCGATACCCACAGCGAACCGATCGTGATCATCGGCCTGACCGCCGACGCCCAGCAGGAGGAGGTGGAGCGCTGCATCCAGGCGGGAATGAACGACTGCCTGATCAAACCCATCAGCCTGGATGAGCTGGAAGAGCGCCTGCTGGTCATGGGGCAGGCCGATGATGGCGAGCGCGAAAGCCTCGCCAGTTCGAAGCCCGCCAGCCCCTGCCCGCCCCGGGGCACGCCTTTTTAG
- a CDS encoding response regulator transcription factor, protein MHSVLIVDDHPVVRLAVKVLLEKNNMRVVAETDNGLDALELVREHEPAVVILDIGIPKLDGLKVLSRIKALGMSTEVLVLTSQPVESFCRRCIQLGARGFVNKEEDLGNLVVAINAVLAGYTFYPSQALDVSTPTAEQQSESEQIGLLTDREMIVLQYLAQGYSNKAIGEKLFLSNKTVSTYKTRLLQKLGLGSQVSLAEFAKRNALIP, encoded by the coding sequence ATGCACAGCGTATTGATAGTTGACGATCATCCTGTTGTCCGGCTCGCCGTTAAGGTCTTGCTGGAAAAAAACAACATGCGGGTGGTGGCCGAAACAGACAATGGACTGGATGCGCTGGAACTGGTTCGTGAACATGAACCGGCGGTGGTGATCCTCGATATCGGTATTCCCAAGCTGGATGGCCTCAAGGTGCTGTCACGGATCAAGGCGCTGGGCATGTCCACCGAAGTGCTGGTGTTGACTTCGCAGCCTGTCGAGAGCTTCTGCAGGCGTTGCATTCAGCTCGGGGCTCGGGGATTCGTCAACAAGGAAGAGGACCTGGGTAATCTGGTGGTGGCCATTAATGCGGTGCTGGCCGGCTACACCTTTTACCCGTCCCAGGCACTGGATGTATCCACTCCCACCGCGGAACAACAGTCCGAGAGCGAACAGATAGGTTTGTTGACCGACCGGGAAATGATCGTGCTGCAGTATCTGGCCCAGGGTTATTCGAACAAGGCCATTGGTGAAAAACTGTTCTTGAGCAACAAGACCGTGAGTACTTACAAAACCCGTTTATTGCAGAAGTTGGGCTTGGGTTCACAAGTCAGTCTGGCGGAGTTTGCCAAACGCAATGCGTTGATTCCATGA